In Miscanthus floridulus cultivar M001 chromosome 5, ASM1932011v1, whole genome shotgun sequence, one genomic interval encodes:
- the LOC136454881 gene encoding secreted RxLR effector protein 161-like: MANCKSAPTSVDNKQKLSFDDGKLADDATFYRSITGALQYLTLTRPDIAYAVNQACLYMHSPRTAHWNLVKRILRYLRGTINHGLVISASPSTDLKAYSDEDWGGCPDTRRSTSGYCVYLGDSLISWSSKRQPMVARSSAEAEYRGVANAAAECCWLRNLLQELHVRVDKATMIYCDNVSARDVLNRIGDIKALGSCALVSRRFHALVLLVDSVFIRVDCVIPTTRRPPPPQLYRAPRRTNL; the protein is encoded by the exons ATGGCGAACTGTAAGTCTGCACCCACGTCGGTCGACAACAAGCAGAAGCTGTCCTTCGACGACGGCAAGCTGGCGGACGACGCAACATTCTACCGCAGCATCACAGGTGCGCTGCAGTACCTTACACTGACGCGCCCGGACATAGCATATGCTGTGAATCAGGCATGTCTGTATATGCACTCGCCACGAACAGCGCACTGGAACCTCGTCAAGCGGATACTCCGGTACCTTCGAGGGACGATCAACCACGGTCTCGTCATCTCGGCCTCGCCATCCACCGACCTCAAGGCCTACTCCGATGAGGATTGGGGAGGCTGCCCCGACACACGGCGTTCGACTTCTGGATACTGCGTCTACCTTGGAGACTCCCTTATTTCGTGGTCATCCAAGCGGCAGCCGATGGTGGCACGTTCGAGTGCCGAGGCGGAATACCGGGGCGTGGCGAATGCAGCTGCAGAATGCTGTTGGTTGCGCAACCTACTACAGGAGCTACACGTCAGAGTCGACAAGGCGACAATGATCTACTGCGATAATGTTTCGGCG CGGGACGTCCTCAACCGCATCGGCGACATCAAGGCGCTCGGCAGCTGCGCCCTCGTCTCGCGCCGCTTCCACGCGCTCGTGCTGCTCGTCGACTCCGTCTTCATCCGCGTCGACTGCGTCATCCCGACGAcccgccgccctcctcctcctcagttgTATCGGGCTCCCCGCCGCACCAACCTCTAG